The following coding sequences are from one Nicotiana tabacum cultivar K326 chromosome 1, ASM71507v2, whole genome shotgun sequence window:
- the LOC107797391 gene encoding transketolase, chloroplastic, producing MASSSSLTTLSQAALFSPSLPRHASTSSSPSLSFPTFSGLKSTTFTTTHRRASPCSATISKQQTSVQASATVETLDKTDAVLVEKSVNTIRFLAIDAVEKANSGHPGLPMGCAPMGHILYDEVMKYNPKNPYWFNRDRFVLSAGHGCMLQYALLHLAGYDSVQEEDLKSFRQWGSKTPGHPENFETPGVEVTTGPLGQGIANAVGLALAEKHLAARFNKPDTEIVDHYTYVILGDGCQMEGISQEACSLAGHWGLGKLIAFYDDNHISIDGDTEIAFTEDVGARFEALGWHVIWVKNGNTGYDEIRAAIKEAKSVKDKPTMIKVTTTIGFGSPNKANSYSVHGSALGAKEVEATRNNLGWPYEPFHLPEDVKSHWSRHAAEGAAFETEWNAKFAEYEKKYPVEAAELKSIFTGELPAGWEKALPTYTPESAADATRNLSQQNLNALAKVLPGFLGGSADLASSNMTLLKMFGDFQKNTPEERNLRFGVREHGMGAICNGIALHSPGFIPYCATFFVFTDYMRGAMRISALSEAGVIYVMTHDSIGLGEDGPTHQPIEHLASFRAMPNILMFRPADGNETAGAYKVAVLRRKTPSILALSRQKLPQLAGTSIEGTAKGGYIVSDNSSGNKPDVILIGTGSELEIAVKAADELRKEGKAVRVVSFVCWELFDEQPADYKESVLPESVTARVSIEAASTFGWQKIVGDKGKAIGIDGFGASAPAGKIYKEFGITAEAVVAAAKEVS from the exons ATGGCTTCTTCATCTTCTCTCACTACTCTCTCTCAAGCAGCtctcttttctccttctctcccTCGCCATGCCTCgacctcttcttctccttctctctctttCCCCACTTTTTCCGGCCTTAAATCCACCACTTTCACCACCACCCACCGCCGTGCTTCTCCCTGCTCCGCCACCATCTCTAAACAACAGACTTCTGTTCAGGCCTCTGCAACCGTAGAGACTTTGGATAAGACTGATGCGGTCCTCGTTGAGAAATCAGTGAATACTATTCGATTCTTGGCTATTGATGCTGTTGAAAAGGCTAATTCGGGTCACCCGGGTTTGCCCATGGGTTGTGCTCCAATGGGTCATATACTGTACGATGAAGTGATGAAGTATAACCCCAAGAATCCTTATTGGTTTAATCGTGATCGGTTTGTTCTTTCTGCTGGTCATGGTTGTATGCTTCAGTATGCTCTCCTTCACCTCGCTGGTTATGATTCTGTTCAG GAAGAGGATTTGAAGAGCTTCCGTCAGTGGGGTAGCAAAACCCCTGGTCACCCTGAGAACTTTGAGACTCCTGGTGTTGAAGTCACCACTG GTCCTCTGGGCCAAGGTATTGCCAATGCTGTTGGCTTAGCTCTTGCAGAGAAGCACTTGGCTGCTCGTTTTAACAAGCCAGACACTGAGATTGTTGACCACTACAC ATATGTTATTCTTGGCGATGGTTGCCAGATGGAGGGTATTTCACAAGAAGCTTGTTCCCTTGCTGGACACTGGGGACTCGGAAAATTGATTGCTTTCTATGATGACAACCACATCTCAATTGATGGTGACACGGAAATTGCTTTCACTGAGGATGTTGGAGCCCGTTTTGAGGCTCTTGGGTGGCACGTGATCTGGGTGAAGAATGGTAACACCGGTTATGATGAGATTCGTGCTGCCATTAAGGAAGCCAAATCTGTCAAAGACAAGCCCACTATGATCAAG GTCACTACAACCATCGGTTTTGGTTCTCCTAACAAGGCAAACTCTTACAGTGTGCACGGCAGTGCACTTGGAGCAAAGGAAGTAGAGGCCACTAGAAATAACCTTGGATGGCCTTATGAGCCTTTCCATTTGCCTGAAGATGTGAAGAG CCATTGGAGTCGTCATGCAGCTGAGGGTGCTGCTTTTGAAACCGAATGGAATGCCAAGTTTGCCGAATATGAGAAAAAGTACCCAGTGGAAGCTGCAGAATTGAAATCCATCTTTACTGGTGAACTACCTGCTGGATGGGAGAAAGCTCTTCCT ACTTATACACCCGAGAGCGCAGCTGATGCCACCAGAAACTTGTCACAACAAAACCTCAATGCTCTTGCCAAGGTTCTACCCGGTTTCCTTGGTGGTAGTGCTGATCTTGCCTCATCAAACATgacccttttgaaaatgtttggtgACTTCCAAAAGAACACTCCAGAAGAGCGTAATTTAAGGTTTGGCGTTCGTGAACATGGTATGGGAGCCATATGTAATGGGATTGCTCTGCATAGCCCTGGCTTTATTCCCTATTGCGCTACTTTCTTTGTGTTCACTGACTACATGAGAGGAGCCATGCGAATTTCAGCCTTGTCTGAAGCTGGAGTTATTTATGTTATGACCCACGATTCAATTGGTCTAGGAGAAGATGGTCCAACCCATCAACCTATTGAGCACTTGGCAAGTTTCCGTGCAATGCCCAACATTCTGATGTTCCGTCCAGCAGATGGGAATGAGACAGCCGGTGCTTACAAAGTGGCTGTCCTCAGAAGGAAGACACCATCAATCCTTGCCCTCTCTCGACAAAAGTTGCCTCAACTTGCTGGAACTTCTATTGAAGGAACAGCAAAGGGTGGCTACATTGTATCAGACAATTCTTCAGGCAACAAACCTGATGTCATTTTGATCGGTACTGGCTCAGAGTTAGAAATTGCTGTCAAGGCTGCCGATGAACTCAGGAAAGAAGGAAAGGCAGTGAGAGTTGTTTCCTTTGTCTGTTGGGAGCTTTTCGATGAACAACCAGCTGATTACAAAGAAAGCGTCCTTCCAGAATCTGTTACAGCTAGAGTTAGCATTGAAGCTGCATCAACATTTGGATGGCAGAAAATTGTTGGAGATAAAGGAAAAGCCATTGGAATTGACGGATTCGGTGCCAGTGCTCCTGCTGGAAAGATATACAAAGAGTTTGGTATTACAGCAGAGGCTGTTGTAGCTGCAGCTAAAGAAGTTTCTTAG